One window from the genome of [Clostridium] celerecrescens 18A encodes:
- the rplS gene encoding 50S ribosomal protein L19 yields MNEIIKNIEAAQLKQEVPQFNVGDTVKVYNKIKEGARERIQIFEGTVIKRQNGGARETFTVRKNSNGIGVEKTWPLHSPSVDNIEVVRRGKVRRAKLYYLRDRVGKAAKVKESVK; encoded by the coding sequence ATGAACGAAATTATTAAGAATATTGAAGCAGCACAGTTAAAGCAGGAAGTTCCTCAGTTCAACGTTGGCGATACCGTTAAGGTATACAACAAGATCAAAGAGGGTGCCCGCGAAAGAATCCAGATTTTTGAAGGAACCGTTATTAAAAGACAGAACGGCGGCGCCAGAGAGACATTTACCGTAAGAAAGAATTCTAACGGCATCGGCGTTGAAAAGACCTGGCCATTACATTCCCCTTCTGTAGACAACATTGAAGTTGTAAGAAGAGGTAAAGTAAGAAGAGCAAAACTTTACTACTTAAGAGACAGAGTTGGTAAGGCTGCTAAGGTCAAAGAATCAGTTAAATAA
- the lepB gene encoding signal peptidase I codes for MDFYHSEDNNKLRQIVNWVVDIVVVIALAWFLVYAYGTQIVIAGHSMLPLLASDDVVLMDRLAYDFGKPDRFDVVVFQREDQKMNVKRVIGLPGETVQVKNDEIFVDGEKLKEPSGSGRISLAGLAEKPVKLGSDEYFLLGDNRDSSEDSRFANIGNVSRGQIQGKVWFRMMPFIKMELIRSK; via the coding sequence ATGGATTTTTATCACAGTGAAGATAATAATAAGCTCCGGCAAATAGTCAACTGGGTCGTTGATATTGTAGTAGTGATTGCCTTAGCATGGTTTCTGGTATATGCTTATGGAACACAGATTGTGATTGCAGGGCACTCCATGCTTCCTCTTCTCGCTTCGGATGATGTGGTTTTGATGGACCGGCTGGCTTATGATTTTGGAAAACCGGATCGGTTTGATGTTGTGGTATTTCAAAGAGAAGATCAGAAAATGAATGTAAAGAGGGTCATCGGACTGCCAGGGGAAACCGTGCAGGTGAAAAACGATGAAATTTTTGTTGACGGCGAAAAGCTAAAAGAGCCGTCAGGCTCTGGCCGTATCTCTCTTGCCGGACTTGCGGAAAAGCCGGTCAAGCTTGGAAGCGATGAATATTTTCTGCTGGGTGATAACAGAGACAGCAGCGAGGACAGCCGTTTTGCCAATATCGGAAATGTAAGCAGAGGTCAGATCCAGGGCAAGGTATGGTTCCGGATGATGCCTTTTATAAAAATGGAACTAATTCGTTCAAAGTAG